Proteins encoded in a region of the Bombyx mori chromosome 23, ASM3026992v2 genome:
- the LOC101747146 gene encoding uncharacterized protein LOC101747146 isoform X1 has translation MPPKSNKSENDLKLLYAKRDMIYSRVQTICDNALKISDLAIRDSFLCSIENIDDLRADFESIVHNINALQLELDPDYAVSYSVMSSFDDLYCRIKRVAKSLGKIPSAGYSQTEPKFTRDRPRLPPIHIPEFNGDIRNWGLFIDSFENTVNQNDHLTDHEKLHYLVEKLTGKARAACAGITFSAENYSLILNTLKAKYEDKRLIATAYLDQLFELKPILSCTEQNLEKFLDIFASSVRAIRNLNVNDLSDFLFLYIGLKKLDFETVRLFETNQGTKGIELPKFNELESFLRNHIRILQRTTRPHEVPKRQPERHLETSSRPLRTTHSYVNTAALPASVPAKSTCFLCKSYHTQLYQCAEFLKLSPKNRYDFVRTNNLCLNCLSDKHRVGVCNSSHSCRKCSLKHHTLLHFDKNNNIVANRTTSAGNQPMYGNSSLAVSSSEHSHGRTHAGGTARCTTHLARPTYSPALPAAAVAAARTDSSAAINSDGNTNDVTLCSLSSARLPTTVLLATARVVMVDTYGKPHLVRALLDSASQSNFITRECCQRLGLKYSNQPTCPVVKGIGGSTKDIQGSVKIKFESRFSSNVSFEINSLVVDKVTEQLPTVSVDTSLLANFDSLPLADDTYAVPGAVDILIGASIFPHLLLPRKVQGHSANPAPHALETVLGFVIVGSAPALINSYSTVSYCCAVEPPLDSTVRRFWEIEEVNVPLVMSPDDKTAEDIYCSTTTRDESGRYIVALPFKGDTFSLGDSRLMAEKRFFCLERKMMASPKLKKAYDDVVNEYVDKGIISPAPAVLDETQNGPSYVIPHHGVIREDKLTTKLRVVLDGSAKTSTSVSLNDILYCGKNLQGNLFDIIVNFRLFIVALSADIRQMFLCIGIRESDRRFQRFLYSLSYRMDSSE, from the exons atgccGCCTAAATCTAATAAATCCGAGAACGATTTGAAGCTTTTGTACGCTAAGAGGGATATGATTTATTCACGCGTGCAAACAATTTGTGATAATGCACTTAAGATATCCGACTTAGCAATACGAGACTCATTTCTTTGTTCTATTGAAAACATAGACGATTTGCGCGCGGATTTCGAAAGTATCGTTCATAATATCAACGCATTGCAATTAGAACTAGATCCTGATTACGCCGTCAGTTACTCTGTTATGTCGTCGTTTGATGATCTATATTGCCGTATAAAACGTGTCGCTAAATCTTTAGGAAAAATACCTAGCGCCGGGTATTCGCAAACGGAACCTAAGTTCACCCGCGATAGACCTAGACTACCGCCTATCCACATACCCGAATTTAATGGGGACATCCGTAATTGGGGTTTATTTATAGATAGTTTTGAAAATACAGTAAATCAAAATGATCACTTAACCGATCACGAAAAATTACACTACTTAGTAGAAAAACTTACCGGCAAAGCCCGTGCGGCTTGCGCGGGAATTACGTTTAGTGCCGAAAACTATTCTTTGATTTTGAACACACTCAAAGCCAAATATGAAGATAAACGGTTGATAGCTACCGCGTACCTGGATCAGTTGTTCGAATTAAAACCTATTTTATCGTGTACCGAACAGAATTTGGAGAAATTCTTAGACATATTTGCATCATCTGTTCGGGCTATTAGAAATCTCAACGTCAATGACCTCAgcgactttttatttttgtacattggcttaaaaaagtTAGATTTCGAAACTGTTCGCTTATTTGAAACGAATCAGGGTACTAAGGGTATTGAATTGCCGAAATTTAATGAATTGGAATCATTTTTACGTAATCACATAAGAATACTTCAGCGTACTACGCGACCTCACGAGGTCCCGAAAAGACAACCAGAAAGGCATTTAGAAACGTCTTCAAGACCGCTTAGAACGACTCATAGCTATGTAAATACCGCGGCGTTGCCTGCGTCCGTGCCCGCCAAGTCGACTTGTTTTCTGTGCAAATCTTATCATACACAGTTGTATCAGTGTGCTGAGTTTTTGAAATTGTCGCCTAAAAATCGTTATGATTTTGTTCGCACAAATAACTTGTGTTTAAACTGCCTTAGTGATAAACATCGCGTTGGTGTGTGTAATAGTAGCCATAGTTGTCGCAAATGTTCGTTGAAGCATCATACCTTGCttcattttgataaaaataataatatagtagccAATAGAACTACAAGCGCAGGTAATCAACCAATGTATGGTAACTCGTCGCTAGCAGTATCAAGCTCGGAGCACTCGCATGGTCGAACTCACGCTGGCGGCACCGCACGTTGTACGACACATCTCGCGCGTCCGACGTATTCACCCGCGCTTCCCGCCGCTGCTGTCGCTGCCGCTCGCACAGACAGCTCCGCAGCTATCAACTCGGACGGCaacacaaatgacgtcacattaTGCTCGCTGTCTTCCGCTCGCTTACCTACAACTGTTTTGCTTGCGACCGCTCGAGTTGTAATGGTTGATACTTATGGCAAACCGCATCTTGTTCGCGCCCTTTTAGATAGCGCCTCACAGAGTAATTTTATTACTCGTGAATGTTGTCAACGCCTTGGATTAAAATATAGTAACCAGCCTACATGCCCCGTAGTCAAGGGCATAGGGGGGTCTACTAAGGACATCCAAGGGtccgtaaaaattaaatttgaatcacGTTTTAGCTCGAATGTTTCATTCGAAATAAACTCGCTGGTTGTAGATAAAGTAACGGAGCAACTTCCTACTGTTTCTGTAGATACCTCGTTGTTAGCTAACTTTGATAGTTTGCCGTTAGCCGATGATACTTACGCCGTTCCAGGAGCCGTCGATATTTTGATTGGCGCTTCGATTTTCCCGCACCTCCTGCTGCCACGTAAGGTTCAAGGTCATTCGGCGAACCCCGCACCGCACGCTTTGGAAACTGTTCTCGGTTTTGTTATAGTTGGATCCGCACCCGCTCTTATAAATAGTTACTCGACCGTATCATACTGCTGCGCCGTCGAGCCGCCACTGGACTCCACCGTCCGCCGCTTTTGGGAAATTGAAGAAGTAAATGTTCCGCTGGTTATGAGTCCTGATGATAAGACCGCTGAGGATATTTATTGTAGCACGACCACCCGCGATGAAAGTGGTCGTTATATTGTTGCACTCCCGTTTAAGGGTGATACCTTTTCGCTTGGTGATTCGCGCCTAATGGCCGAAAAAcgctttttttgtttagaacGTAAGATGATGGCATCTCCGAAGTTGAAAAAGGCCTACGACGATGTCGTGAATGAATATGTAGATAAGGGTATCATCTCACCTGCTCCCGCTGTACTTGATGAGACGCAAAATGGTCCCTCTTATGTCATCCCGCATCATGGTGTCATTAGGGAGGATAAACTCACCACAAAATTGCGTGTTGTTCTGGATGGCAGTGCTAAGACTAGTACTTCTGTTTCTCTAAACGACATCTTGTATTGTGGTAAAAATCTTCAAGGTAACTTGTTTGATATTATCGTcaattttcgtttatttattgtagCGCTATCTGCAGACATTAGACAAATGTTTCTTTGTATTGGCATTCGGGAATCGGATCGTAGATTCCAAAGATTTTTATATAG CCTTTCTTACAGGATGGACTCATCCGAGTAG
- the LOC110386318 gene encoding uncharacterized protein LOC110386318, which produces MATAGSLSRLLPNVGGPDTVVRRLYVGVVRSIALYGAPVWCPALTRRNVVALRRPQRAIAVMAIRGYRTVSCEVACVLAGTPLWDLEAEALAADYAWRCNLRDRGEPRSGERALRARRLQSRRSVLEAWSRRLVNPSAGLRTAEAMRPVLAEWANRNQGHLTFRQF; this is translated from the exons atggcgacggctggCTCGCTGAGCCGGCTCTTGCCAAACGTCGGAGGGCCTGACACGGTGGTGCGTCGCCTCTacgtgggggtggtgcggtctatTGCACTATACGGGGCCCCCGTGTGGTGCCCCGCCTTGACTCGCAGAAACGTCgtggcgctgcgacgtccgcagcgtgcaATCGCGGTCATGGcgattcgtggataccgcaccgtctcctgcGAGGTGGCGTGCGttctcgccgggacgcctctctgggacctggaggcggaggcacTCGCCGCCGATTATGCGTGGCGATGTAACCTTCGCGACAGGGGGGAACCACGTTCCGGAGAAAGAGCActtagagcgcggaggctccaatctcggagGTCCGTattggaggcgtggtctcgccgcttggtgAACCCGTCGGCCGGTCTCCGGACCGCCGAGGCGATgcgcccggtcctcgcggaaTGGGCGAACCGTAACCAAGGGCATCTCACCTTCCG GCAATTCTGA